One region of Methanobacterium formicicum DSM 3637 genomic DNA includes:
- the mtnA gene encoding S-methyl-5-thioribose-1-phosphate isomerase, producing the protein MKTMYWKDDLLCLLDQTLLPHETEYLICGTYQDVINAIKTMVVRGAPAIGVAAAFGMALAYLADEDMEKAAQEMKDARPTAVNLFWAVDRVMASDDPLTEALLMYEEDMDTNRRMGMHGATVIDEGDTILTHCNAGALACVDFGTALGVIRAANQEGKNISVVCDETRPVLQGARLSVWEMQQENIPVKLIVDGAAGRLMQEGQINKVVIGADRVAKGGIANKIGSLMVALAAKRFNVPFYVAAPKSTFDHENSIYDIEIEERDPEEVLGFAGCQAAPWGTEVRNPSFDVVPSDLITGIITEDGILDPL; encoded by the coding sequence ATGAAAACCATGTACTGGAAGGATGACCTTCTCTGCTTATTAGATCAGACTCTCTTACCTCATGAAACTGAATACCTTATTTGTGGAACGTATCAGGATGTAATTAATGCCATTAAAACCATGGTAGTTCGAGGAGCACCTGCCATAGGTGTGGCCGCTGCATTTGGAATGGCACTGGCTTACCTGGCTGATGAAGATATGGAAAAAGCTGCCCAGGAGATGAAGGATGCCCGTCCAACTGCAGTGAACCTGTTCTGGGCAGTTGATCGGGTCATGGCATCAGATGATCCCCTAACAGAAGCACTACTCATGTATGAGGAAGATATGGATACCAACCGGCGCATGGGAATGCACGGAGCCACAGTGATTGATGAAGGAGATACAATTTTGACTCATTGCAACGCTGGGGCTCTTGCCTGTGTGGATTTCGGCACAGCGCTGGGGGTTATTCGTGCAGCCAACCAGGAGGGTAAAAATATCAGTGTGGTGTGTGATGAAACCCGGCCAGTACTCCAGGGAGCACGGCTAAGTGTCTGGGAAATGCAACAGGAAAATATACCAGTGAAACTGATAGTGGATGGTGCCGCCGGCCGCCTGATGCAGGAAGGACAAATAAACAAAGTGGTTATAGGTGCAGACAGAGTTGCTAAGGGAGGAATTGCCAACAAGATCGGGTCACTCATGGTGGCACTGGCAGCTAAACGATTTAATGTACCATTTTACGTGGCTGCACCCAAAAGCACCTTTGATCATGAAAACAGTATCTACGATATAGAAATAGAAGAACGTGACCCTGAAGAAGTATTGGGCTTTGCAGGGTGTCAGGCAGCACCTTGGGGAACTGAAGTGAGGAATCCATCCTTTGATGTTGTTCCCAGTGACCTCATAACTGGTATTATAACTGAGGATGGGATACTGGATCCTTTATGA
- a CDS encoding radical SAM protein gives MNESKFAHITRVHPCFNEKMHDKVGRVHLPIAPRCNIQCNFCTRELNKCEHRPGVSSRIMTVEEAVTHVAKVIKEMPISVVGVAGPGDALANPETLEFFRIIDKKFPDLIKCMSTNGLLLADLAEEVAEAKISTITVTVNAIDPEIGEKIYSRAVYDGKVYEGEEAFKIISQKQLEGIEKVSKLGVVVKVNSVLIPGLNDEHIEDIAREVKKRGASLMNVIPLIPLHKMKDYPKPGCEELSTVRDNVEEVLPVFRACTQCRADAYGVPGKEDKHLDMTPASHY, from the coding sequence ATGAATGAATCCAAATTCGCCCATATAACCCGCGTACACCCATGTTTTAATGAAAAAATGCATGATAAGGTGGGAAGAGTTCATCTGCCCATCGCACCTCGCTGTAATATACAGTGCAACTTCTGCACCCGTGAACTCAACAAATGTGAGCATCGCCCCGGTGTATCCTCCAGGATCATGACTGTGGAAGAAGCAGTAACCCATGTGGCCAAGGTCATCAAGGAAATGCCCATCAGTGTGGTGGGAGTAGCTGGACCCGGAGATGCTCTGGCTAATCCTGAAACACTGGAATTTTTCCGAATAATTGATAAAAAATTCCCTGACCTCATCAAATGCATGAGTACCAACGGTTTACTACTGGCAGATCTGGCTGAGGAAGTGGCTGAGGCCAAAATCAGTACAATCACCGTCACAGTCAATGCCATAGACCCTGAAATCGGTGAAAAAATATACTCCCGGGCAGTCTATGATGGTAAGGTCTACGAAGGAGAAGAAGCCTTTAAAATCATCTCCCAGAAACAGCTGGAGGGAATAGAAAAGGTTTCCAAACTGGGAGTGGTGGTTAAGGTCAACAGCGTCCTCATACCCGGGCTCAACGATGAACACATCGAGGATATTGCCAGGGAAGTTAAAAAACGAGGAGCCAGTCTGATGAATGTCATACCTCTCATACCATTACATAAAATGAAAGACTATCCCAAACCTGGATGTGAAGAACTTTCAACAGTAAGGGATAATGTTGAGGAAGTACTACCTGTCTTCAGGGCCTGTACCCAGTGCCGTGCTGATGCTTATGGAGTTCCTGGAAAAGAGGACAAACACTTGGACATGACCCCCGCCAGCCATTACTAG
- a CDS encoding methanogenesis marker 17 protein — MQVECYDESGREVYDMILRQILQDVQIGRAIKDIRIYIDPREPVFIIALQYLKTAPPVVMEDIAEYKYDKEANEGFLQIKDEKYLPDLLKKLWELEGRNKIHQPSRYEVIIDDPQIKLEGLVVNDPEENLKKKIYDALFRIIPEGFRVMEHYSEGNIIALTCSDEYIKEEYLEKTREIVKEMEKNKRPYDARLKSPEKRGVPENSRSKVSKNLNKKYSE; from the coding sequence ATGCAAGTAGAATGCTACGATGAGAGTGGACGAGAAGTCTACGACATGATCCTCCGGCAGATACTCCAGGATGTTCAGATAGGTCGTGCTATCAAGGATATCCGGATTTATATTGATCCCCGTGAACCAGTATTTATAATTGCACTCCAGTACTTGAAAACAGCACCACCGGTGGTAATGGAGGATATTGCAGAATATAAATATGATAAAGAAGCTAATGAAGGTTTTTTACAGATTAAGGATGAAAAATATCTTCCTGATCTTCTTAAAAAACTCTGGGAACTTGAAGGACGAAATAAAATACACCAGCCCAGCCGTTACGAAGTTATAATTGATGATCCTCAGATTAAACTGGAGGGTTTGGTTGTCAATGACCCTGAAGAAAACCTCAAAAAGAAGATCTACGATGCCCTATTCCGCATAATTCCAGAAGGGTTCAGGGTAATGGAACACTACTCTGAAGGCAATATCATTGCCTTAACCTGTTCAGATGAATATATTAAGGAAGAATATCTGGAAAAAACTAGGGAAATTGTTAAAGAAATGGAAAAAAACAAAAGACCCTATGATGCAAGGCTCAAATCTCCTGAAAAAAGAGGAGTACCAGAAAATTCAAGATCCAAAGTATCTAAAAACCTTAATAAGAAGTATTCGGAGTGA
- a CDS encoding methanogenesis marker 15 protein yields MVKIAQISCGTDYSGVQKEIEKAAATFGAEITIPEADLDYIDEAYHKFGFNVASSSVRLMIARAMSLVEGKSDADAVFIGSCFRCAEAALVRNELRRFIQQNTHLPVVTYSFTERTKADELFIRMEALSTIVARKSLLAREKQEGLTLGIDSGSTTTKVVLMENNKILGTGWLPTTDVIASANEGMEQAFEGTGYKLDDVDGVGVTGYGRITIGKHLDAGLIQEELSVNSKGAVYLAGHQQGEATVLDIGGMDNKVITVNDGIPDNFTMGGICAGASGRFLEITSRRLGVDISELGSLAVKGNYRRATLNSYCLVFGIQDLVTSLAAGSTREDVAAAACHSVAEQVYEQQLQEIDVREPLIQVGGTSLVSGLVEAVSEVLGGINVIVPEYSQYIGAVGSALLVSGLGDRKDFGAKSL; encoded by the coding sequence GTGGTTAAAATAGCTCAAATTTCATGTGGAACTGATTACAGTGGTGTACAGAAGGAGATAGAAAAAGCTGCCGCCACCTTCGGAGCAGAAATTACAATCCCTGAAGCAGACCTGGATTACATTGATGAAGCATACCATAAATTCGGATTCAACGTAGCCTCAAGCAGTGTACGATTAATGATTGCCCGAGCCATGTCACTGGTAGAAGGAAAATCCGATGCAGATGCAGTATTCATAGGGTCATGCTTCAGGTGCGCAGAGGCAGCACTGGTTAGAAACGAACTGAGACGTTTCATACAGCAGAACACCCACCTTCCTGTGGTTACATATTCTTTCACCGAACGAACCAAGGCTGATGAACTCTTCATTAGGATGGAAGCACTCTCCACCATCGTGGCTCGTAAAAGTTTACTGGCCAGGGAAAAACAGGAAGGACTCACCCTGGGTATTGACTCTGGTTCTACCACTACTAAAGTGGTGTTGATGGAAAATAACAAGATTTTGGGCACTGGCTGGTTACCAACCACCGATGTTATTGCCAGTGCTAATGAAGGAATGGAACAGGCCTTTGAAGGTACTGGTTACAAACTGGACGATGTTGATGGAGTGGGAGTAACCGGTTACGGTAGGATAACCATTGGTAAACACTTAGATGCCGGACTGATACAGGAAGAACTCTCAGTTAACTCTAAAGGAGCAGTTTACCTGGCAGGACACCAGCAAGGAGAAGCAACAGTTCTGGACATAGGTGGTATGGATAACAAGGTTATCACAGTTAACGATGGAATACCAGATAACTTCACTATGGGTGGAATTTGTGCAGGAGCATCAGGAAGATTCCTTGAAATCACCTCCAGAAGGTTAGGTGTTGATATCAGTGAACTGGGATCCTTAGCCGTTAAAGGTAACTACAGAAGAGCAACACTTAACAGTTACTGTTTGGTGTTTGGAATTCAGGATCTGGTAACATCCCTGGCTGCCGGTTCCACCCGGGAAGACGTGGCAGCAGCAGCCTGTCATTCGGTGGCAGAACAGGTATATGAACAGCAATTACAGGAAATTGATGTTCGAGAACCCCTTATCCAGGTTGGAGGAACCAGTCTTGTAAGTGGGCTGGTGGAAGCAGTGAGTGAGGTTCTGGGAGGAATTAACGTCATTGTACCTGAATATTCACAGTACATTGGTGCAGTGGGATCTGCTTTACTGGTATCCGGATTAGGGGATAGAAAAGATTTCGGGGCTAAAAGTTTGTAG
- a CDS encoding methanogenesis marker 5 protein — translation MVKIAVFPPNSLILADMVERRGHEPLVVQKEIRKKVTDPEIDSPPFNITENEPIQGLKYAAIEVPSGIRGRMAIFGPIIEEAEAAIIMEDAPYGFGCIGCARTNELSMYFLRKRGIPVLEIHYPETRDETMEVVNKINTFLDGLDQSKETDESDKEPDQQGDE, via the coding sequence ATAGTGAAAATAGCTGTTTTCCCACCTAACTCACTGATACTGGCAGACATGGTGGAAAGGAGGGGTCATGAACCACTGGTTGTTCAAAAAGAAATCCGTAAAAAGGTCACAGATCCAGAAATAGATTCACCGCCATTTAACATCACCGAAAATGAGCCGATTCAGGGCCTAAAATATGCTGCTATTGAAGTTCCTTCTGGTATAAGGGGTAGGATGGCTATTTTTGGACCTATCATTGAAGAAGCTGAAGCAGCCATAATAATGGAGGATGCTCCCTACGGCTTTGGATGCATTGGGTGCGCTCGTACCAATGAACTTTCCATGTATTTCCTTCGTAAACGGGGAATTCCAGTTCTGGAAATACATTATCCTGAAACCAGGGATGAAACCATGGAAGTGGTTAACAAGATCAACACTTTCTTAGATGGCTTAGACCAATCAAAGGAAACAGATGAATCGGATAAAGAACCTGACCAGCAAGGGGATGAATAA
- a CDS encoding DUF2111 domain-containing protein yields MNINASSTGEEIAPMALAIHNLVNGLPLTMRTLKNPGVRIEDGEILDYNYTGPLLEKVLGSGEITHEIPQTGIYKGTPVVTVPVVEEGDVIAAIGVVDVTQGIYSDIMEITKRPEELNESRGGL; encoded by the coding sequence ATGAATATCAATGCATCATCCACTGGAGAAGAGATAGCACCAATGGCATTAGCCATCCATAACCTGGTAAATGGCCTGCCACTTACCATGCGCACCCTTAAAAATCCAGGGGTACGCATAGAAGATGGTGAAATTTTGGATTATAACTACACCGGTCCTCTCCTGGAAAAAGTCCTGGGAAGTGGTGAAATCACCCATGAAATTCCTCAAACTGGAATTTACAAGGGCACACCAGTGGTAACAGTCCCAGTTGTTGAAGAAGGAGATGTTATAGCTGCTATAGGTGTGGTGGATGTAACTCAAGGAATCTACAGTGATATAATGGAAATTACCAAAAGACCAGAAGAATTAAATGAATCAAGAGGTGGTTTATAG
- a CDS encoding methanogenesis marker 6 protein, which yields MSPDDNKVTRMIILGPKAQLSQSELLGKLHMLELPLTIKSTCYGAVIHGEKEVVWDAINKIRGIDPSNIFTKERGFKPGDPRRCRAKRGAAREGFHQLEKEYELLEYVCDALENPRKVSLKEPEKVKPDEFKKIAQECEK from the coding sequence ATGTCACCAGACGATAATAAAGTAACCCGGATGATTATACTGGGACCTAAAGCCCAGTTAAGCCAGAGTGAATTATTGGGTAAATTACACATGCTGGAATTACCACTCACCATTAAATCCACCTGCTACGGGGCAGTGATTCATGGGGAGAAAGAAGTGGTATGGGATGCAATTAATAAAATTAGGGGTATAGATCCCTCCAATATTTTCACCAAAGAAAGAGGATTTAAACCTGGAGATCCCAGGAGATGCCGTGCTAAAAGAGGGGCTGCCAGGGAAGGATTCCACCAGCTGGAAAAAGAGTACGAACTCTTAGAATATGTCTGTGATGCCCTTGAAAACCCACGAAAGGTTAGTTTAAAAGAACCAGAGAAAGTTAAACCTGATGAATTTAAAAAAATAGCCCAGGAGTGTGAAAAATGA
- a CDS encoding methanogenesis marker 3 protein encodes MLVKINDEEIELPEGSTIQDAIDAVGAPYLSGCVLGLVKGTEEVEKHVNKYSLKTNKGSIIIEILEKAPENLVSTWKKRYREFSKMGVRWTTSQEVAVGPLQTDLTPSREQYRYHRWDVLFSLSGFTADATHLIFSIAEHEATYGAPEENRGVFARVVGGKRTILKLTDDDEVLEVKPVLERESIVKSAAITNMETILEEGNQISTYVKVKPNPKSPQSVEHFYALQDSGKLRVDYDSNTFIGFYALQGLEKEPEQIEQRKRGTITLRNKGKGVGRVYIYREDRVSTPTHSVLGKVEKGMQLLDMASYNDEVTFKTSPERIMTLSMTQKEAEEFLKENGVKQIREGLEDDHAVVVSQEPYFTMEIIDKGEVKTFGIPEEDIVHIELDNLSPRSEWYFQKITGLLDSPVGSLNVHFAFPGMKLVMFKSSPKESKGLIPENTPTDLVEAGQIGITNMSRRHVGMMGVRFEDNSEFGPTGEPFQGTNIIGKVVRGLENLEKYKEGDTIYVTRR; translated from the coding sequence ATGCTGGTGAAGATCAATGATGAAGAAATAGAACTCCCTGAAGGATCAACAATACAGGATGCCATCGATGCAGTGGGGGCTCCCTATCTGTCTGGATGTGTCCTGGGACTGGTTAAGGGGACTGAAGAAGTAGAAAAACACGTTAATAAGTACAGTCTGAAAACCAACAAAGGGAGCATTATTATTGAAATACTGGAAAAAGCTCCTGAGAATCTGGTTTCAACCTGGAAAAAGCGTTACAGGGAATTTTCTAAAATGGGAGTACGCTGGACCACCTCCCAGGAAGTGGCTGTGGGGCCCCTACAAACAGACCTCACTCCCAGCAGGGAACAATACCGTTACCATCGTTGGGATGTTCTTTTCAGCCTTTCAGGATTCACTGCAGATGCCACTCACCTCATATTTTCCATAGCAGAACACGAAGCCACTTATGGTGCACCTGAAGAGAATAGGGGAGTATTTGCCCGGGTGGTTGGTGGTAAAAGAACCATACTCAAACTCACCGATGATGATGAGGTATTGGAAGTAAAACCAGTCCTGGAAAGGGAGAGCATTGTTAAAAGTGCAGCAATCACCAACATGGAAACCATCCTGGAAGAAGGCAACCAGATATCCACCTATGTAAAGGTTAAACCCAACCCTAAATCTCCTCAATCAGTGGAACATTTCTATGCACTCCAAGATTCCGGAAAATTACGTGTTGATTACGATTCTAACACATTCATAGGATTCTATGCATTACAGGGACTTGAAAAAGAACCTGAACAAATTGAACAGCGTAAAAGAGGTACCATAACCCTTCGTAATAAAGGTAAAGGTGTGGGTCGAGTTTATATCTATCGGGAAGACAGGGTTTCCACACCCACCCATAGTGTTCTGGGAAAAGTGGAAAAAGGGATGCAATTACTGGACATGGCAAGTTACAATGATGAAGTAACCTTTAAAACATCGCCGGAGAGAATAATGACTCTTTCAATGACTCAAAAAGAGGCAGAAGAGTTTTTAAAAGAAAATGGAGTTAAGCAGATCCGTGAAGGTTTGGAAGATGATCATGCAGTGGTTGTTAGCCAGGAACCTTACTTTACAATGGAGATCATTGATAAAGGAGAGGTTAAAACCTTTGGCATTCCGGAAGAAGACATTGTTCACATTGAACTGGACAATTTATCCCCTCGTTCTGAGTGGTACTTCCAGAAAATAACAGGACTTTTAGATTCTCCAGTAGGATCTTTAAATGTACATTTTGCCTTCCCGGGGATGAAATTAGTAATGTTTAAATCTTCTCCTAAAGAATCTAAAGGATTAATACCTGAAAACACACCTACGGATTTGGTAGAAGCAGGGCAAATAGGTATTACCAATATGTCCCGCCGCCATGTAGGAATGATGGGGGTACGTTTCGAGGATAACAGTGAATTTGGACCTACTGGTGAACCATTCCAGGGAACCAACATCATTGGAAAGGTGGTAAGGGGATTGGAGAATTTGGAAAAATATAAAGAGGGGGACACCATCTATGTCACCAGACGATAA
- a CDS encoding methanogenesis marker 2 protein — MDLKSLVDSIRSFEGITRKNLIKDVTGLLEETYNIAGRTLLGFGDDASALEIGNNQVILMAADGMWGKLMEADPWWAGYCSVLVNVNDIAAMGGIPIGMTNVLSTQDKDICNQIMDGINEGVKKFGVPMVGGHVHPDAPYNSLDVSITGIMNREDVITSCGAKPGDKVLVAIDLDGVIHPQFHLNWDTTTMKSAQLVQAQIMAMNELAQKHLLSAGKDISNPGTIGTLGMLLETSNAGATVELELIPRNTDVNWEDWLKLYPGAGFVLTAEEDNVEEVVKILEKVNISTAVVGSIISDKKLYLTSNGNKEVVFDFYSDKITGIHDEKP; from the coding sequence TTGGATTTAAAGTCACTTGTTGATTCTATACGGAGTTTTGAAGGCATTACTCGTAAAAATCTCATAAAAGACGTAACTGGGCTCCTTGAAGAGACTTATAACATTGCAGGACGGACTCTTCTTGGTTTTGGTGATGATGCATCTGCCCTGGAAATTGGTAACAACCAGGTAATCCTCATGGCTGCAGATGGAATGTGGGGAAAACTAATGGAAGCTGATCCATGGTGGGCAGGGTACTGTTCCGTACTGGTAAATGTCAACGACATTGCAGCCATGGGTGGAATACCCATTGGAATGACCAACGTCCTCTCAACTCAAGATAAAGATATATGCAACCAGATCATGGATGGAATTAATGAGGGTGTGAAAAAATTTGGAGTACCCATGGTAGGGGGTCATGTTCATCCAGACGCACCATACAACTCCCTTGATGTGTCCATAACCGGTATCATGAACCGCGAAGATGTCATAACCAGCTGCGGTGCCAAACCAGGAGACAAGGTACTGGTGGCAATTGACCTGGACGGTGTTATACACCCCCAGTTCCACCTGAACTGGGATACCACCACCATGAAAAGTGCCCAACTGGTTCAAGCCCAGATCATGGCCATGAATGAACTTGCACAAAAACACCTCTTAAGCGCTGGAAAAGATATAAGCAATCCAGGCACTATTGGAACACTTGGAATGCTCCTGGAAACCTCAAATGCAGGGGCTACAGTGGAACTGGAACTCATACCCCGTAACACAGATGTAAACTGGGAGGACTGGCTTAAACTTTACCCTGGCGCAGGATTCGTGCTCACTGCAGAGGAAGATAATGTGGAAGAGGTCGTGAAAATTCTGGAAAAAGTTAACATAAGCACTGCAGTTGTGGGTAGTATAATATCCGATAAAAAATTATATTTAACGTCTAATGGTAATAAAGAGGTCGTTTTTGACTTTTATTCTGATAAAATCACTGGAATACATGATGAAAAGCCCTAG
- a CDS encoding DUF2117 domain-containing protein — protein sequence MNIGVVVHGPEIVDSGYALKFLDFLEDYGTVRARLGGTMGRTAVIDAHLEDKIDISQKLFPSQSVDKFNDEECDVIFLINYGKSSVTGHAFGYKVYHNCQGQPPLIQMERPGEEDGSVVAWREDLGNLAEDIAKKMVLQLVTPETIKNRLFSEDPCHEVSTTLCRKIAGVSPEENIFVNGIVVGKSTSSDVAIVAENGMITQIIGGKLKEHGAEKLGPIELGKAIVKTGLLRKSRVKPRILKSENSKVTFTVSYLNHAAEDIYRLKNADMVVTVGDDTTLVAADILYRFNVPIIGITDGDLDKVVEEGFKAEGSMIVELESGWDDLVGDKIFSELFHHEESIEIENIENFKSKLLQIISNMTRQYQVK from the coding sequence ATGAATATTGGTGTAGTGGTACATGGACCCGAAATTGTGGATTCAGGTTATGCCCTGAAGTTCCTTGATTTTCTGGAGGATTATGGTACAGTTCGGGCCAGATTAGGTGGTACCATGGGAAGAACTGCAGTTATCGATGCTCATCTGGAAGATAAGATCGATATCAGTCAGAAACTATTCCCCAGCCAGTCAGTGGACAAGTTCAATGATGAAGAATGTGATGTTATATTCCTCATTAACTATGGTAAATCCAGTGTAACTGGTCATGCCTTTGGATACAAGGTTTACCATAACTGTCAGGGTCAACCACCCCTTATCCAAATGGAAAGGCCTGGGGAAGAAGATGGTAGTGTGGTGGCCTGGAGGGAAGATCTGGGAAATTTGGCAGAAGATATTGCCAAAAAGATGGTTCTGCAACTGGTAACTCCAGAAACGATTAAAAATCGTCTATTTTCAGAAGATCCCTGCCATGAAGTGTCCACTACATTGTGCCGAAAAATTGCAGGTGTGTCTCCTGAAGAGAACATATTCGTCAATGGAATAGTAGTTGGAAAATCAACCTCATCTGATGTGGCTATTGTAGCTGAAAATGGAATGATAACTCAGATTATAGGGGGAAAACTCAAGGAACATGGGGCGGAAAAACTGGGACCCATTGAACTTGGAAAAGCCATTGTAAAAACAGGTTTGCTGAGGAAATCCAGAGTTAAACCTCGAATACTGAAATCTGAAAATTCCAAGGTCACTTTCACGGTTTCGTATCTTAACCATGCTGCTGAAGATATTTACCGGTTGAAAAATGCAGACATGGTGGTCACAGTGGGTGATGACACCACACTGGTTGCTGCAGACATACTTTATCGCTTTAACGTTCCCATAATCGGTATAACCGATGGGGATCTGGATAAAGTTGTTGAAGAAGGTTTTAAAGCTGAAGGTTCTATGATAGTGGAACTTGAAAGTGGTTGGGATGATTTGGTGGGTGATAAAATCTTTTCAGAACTTTTCCACCATGAGGAGTCCATAGAAATAGAAAATATAGAAAATTTTAAAAGTAAATTGCTACAAATTATTAGTAACATGACCCGCCAATATCAGGTTAAGTAA
- a CDS encoding NOB1 family endonuclease: MKEKVYVLDASGIFGGFISSKHKNITSSTVISEIKDLKSQLALQSALDHDNIIIKEPDSGALNQVQGAIENSGDILRLSEVDKTVVALAVSLTKTYSPTVVTDDYSIQNILKILEIPYRSVLTEGIREIYGWIKICRGCRKKYPSNYQWEDCEICGAAVYRKRIKK; this comes from the coding sequence ATGAAGGAGAAAGTTTATGTTCTGGATGCATCCGGAATTTTTGGGGGTTTTATTTCCTCAAAACACAAAAACATCACAAGCAGTACGGTTATATCTGAAATTAAAGATTTGAAGTCCCAACTAGCCCTGCAATCTGCTTTGGATCATGATAATATTATCATTAAAGAACCGGATTCGGGTGCACTTAACCAGGTTCAAGGTGCAATTGAAAACTCTGGAGATATTTTAAGATTATCTGAAGTGGATAAGACTGTAGTGGCCCTAGCAGTAAGTCTCACTAAAACTTATAGCCCCACAGTAGTCACTGATGATTATTCCATACAGAACATCCTTAAAATTCTAGAAATCCCTTACAGAAGTGTTTTAACAGAAGGAATCAGAGAGATATATGGATGGATCAAAATATGCAGAGGTTGCAGAAAGAAATATCCCTCCAATTATCAATGGGAGGATTGTGAAATTTGTGGGGCAGCTGTTTATCGTAAAAGAATCAAAAAATAA